The genomic region TCACCATCGTGGACGAGAAAGCCCGCGAGAAGGAGCGCTACTCCGTGGTCTACGGCGCCCGCGTCAAGGTGGAGGACGGCCAGGCGGTCACCCTGGGCCAGGCCCTGGTCGAGTGGGACCCCTACACCTTCGCCATCCTCACCGAGATCGGGGGGACGGCGCAGTTCAAGGACCTGCACGAGGGCGTCACCCTGCACGAGGAAGTGGACGAGGTCACCGGCCTCTCCCGCCACGTGGTGGCGGAGTCGCCCGACGAGAAGCACCAGCCCTCCATCGTGATCAAGGGCAAGGGCAGCAAGCGCTATCTGATGCCCTCGCGAGCCCACCTCATGGTGCAGGACGGCGACACTGTGCATCCCGGCGACGTGCTGGCCAAGATCCCGCGCGAGACCACCAAGACCAAGGACATCACCGGCGGTCTGCCGCGCGTGGTGGAATTGTTCGAGGCGCGCAAGCCCCACGATCCCGCCGTCATCAGCGAGATCGACGGCACGGTGAAGTTCGGCGAGATCTCCAAGGGCGTGCGCAAGGTCTACGTGGTGGCCGACAACGGCACCGAGAAGGAGTACGCGGTGCCCCGCGGCGTCCACGTCAACGTGCAGGAGGGCGAGCGCGTGCGCGCCGGCGAGCCTCTCATGGACGGCCCCCTCAACCCTCACGACATCCTGGCGGTGCTGGGCGAGAAGGAGCTGCAGGCCTACCTGGTCAACGAGATCCAGGAGGTCTACCGCCTGCAGGGCGTCAACATCTCCGACAAGCACATCGAGGTGATCGTGCGCCAGATGATGCGCTGGGTGAAGGTGGAGGACGTGGGCGACACCCAGTTCCTGCTGGAGCAGCAGGTGGACAAGTTCCGCTTCCGCGAGGAGAACGAGCGCGTGATCCAGCAGGGCGGCAAGCCCGCCACCGGGCGCCCGCTGCTGCTGGGCATCACCAAGGCCTCGCTCTCCACCGAGTCGTTCATCTCGGCGGCCTCCTTCCAGGAGACCACGCGCGTGCTCACCGAGGCCTCCATCCAAGGGGCGGTGGACCACCTGCGCGGCCTCAAGGAGAACGTGATCGTGGGGCGCCTCATCCCCGCGGGCACGGGCATGGAGTACTACCGCAACGTGCGCCTCTCGCCCGAGCTGGAGGAAGCGGCGGCCAAGGTGCAGGAAGAGGTTTCGGCGGCCTACGAGGAAGCCGAGCGCGCCCTGGAGCTGCTGCGCCACGAGGGCGAGACCGAGGAATTGGCGGCGGAGTAGCGCCGTTCCCAGTTCCCGGTTCCCAGTTGCCAGTCATCGCGGTCCCGCCCGGCGGGACCGCGATTCTTTTGGCCGTTGCGCCGGGGGGCGCGCCCAAGTAAGCTACCTGCTCCCGTATGCTGCGGTTCCTCAAGCTGCTGCAGGCGTCGGTGTGGCGCACCTTCCAGCATGACGGCTTCATGCTGGCCAAGGCCGCGGCCTACTCC from Terriglobales bacterium harbors:
- a CDS encoding DNA-directed RNA polymerase subunit beta'; amino-acid sequence: TIVDEKAREKERYSVVYGARVKVEDGQAVTLGQALVEWDPYTFAILTEIGGTAQFKDLHEGVTLHEEVDEVTGLSRHVVAESPDEKHQPSIVIKGKGSKRYLMPSRAHLMVQDGDTVHPGDVLAKIPRETTKTKDITGGLPRVVELFEARKPHDPAVISEIDGTVKFGEISKGVRKVYVVADNGTEKEYAVPRGVHVNVQEGERVRAGEPLMDGPLNPHDILAVLGEKELQAYLVNEIQEVYRLQGVNISDKHIEVIVRQMMRWVKVEDVGDTQFLLEQQVDKFRFREENERVIQQGGKPATGRPLLLGITKASLSTESFISAASFQETTRVLTEASIQGAVDHLRGLKENVIVGRLIPAGTGMEYYRNVRLSPELEEAAAKVQEEVSAAYEEAERALELLRHEGETEELAAE